Proteins encoded within one genomic window of Acidimicrobiales bacterium:
- a CDS encoding MATE family efflux transporter, which produces MNAVDRRLLALAIPSLFTLAAEPLYVLADTAIVGHIGTRALGGLGLASIVLTTSSGLCNVLTWWTTSRVGFLRGAGDDSGVQRVAATVLWLACVLGALLVVVLGVGASPVVRALGGHGPVLHDAVVYLRIGVLGMPALLISWAGMGVARGEGDTRSPLFVVVAANVANLLLELWFVYGLHWGIAGSAWGTVVAQWAGAAVFALRLARRAAGGRRDRDELRAIGRVASNLIVRTGALFAALTLASAVAARIDTASLAAHQVVAQLNLFAALVLDSVAIAAQTLVAEAAGAADGERFRFVVARSARLTAFGAAVVAVALVGGTHAIPALFSDDAAVRRVAAGVMPILALMQFPAAGAYLLDGVLMGNGDFVTVRRSTLLGLVAFLVGAAAVLVHPALGLRALWMGLAAWALVRALVNATGLGANRATLSA; this is translated from the coding sequence TTGAACGCCGTCGACCGGCGCCTGCTGGCGCTGGCCATCCCGTCGCTGTTCACGCTGGCCGCCGAGCCGCTCTACGTCCTCGCCGACACCGCCATCGTCGGTCACATCGGGACGCGCGCCCTCGGCGGTCTCGGGCTCGCATCGATCGTGCTGACGACGTCCTCGGGGTTGTGCAACGTGCTGACGTGGTGGACGACGAGCCGCGTCGGCTTCCTGCGCGGCGCCGGGGACGACTCGGGCGTCCAGCGCGTCGCCGCCACCGTGCTGTGGCTGGCGTGCGTGCTCGGCGCACTGCTGGTGGTCGTGCTCGGCGTGGGCGCGTCGCCGGTCGTGCGCGCCCTCGGGGGGCACGGCCCGGTCTTGCACGACGCCGTCGTCTACCTGCGTATCGGCGTGCTGGGCATGCCCGCGCTGCTGATCAGCTGGGCGGGCATGGGGGTCGCCCGCGGCGAAGGCGACACCCGCAGCCCACTGTTTGTCGTCGTGGCGGCCAATGTCGCCAACCTCCTGCTCGAGCTGTGGTTCGTCTACGGCCTGCACTGGGGGATCGCCGGATCGGCGTGGGGCACCGTCGTCGCGCAGTGGGCGGGCGCCGCCGTGTTCGCGCTGCGGCTGGCGCGTCGGGCGGCCGGTGGACGCAGGGATCGCGACGAGCTGCGGGCGATCGGCCGCGTCGCGTCCAACCTGATCGTGCGCACCGGCGCGCTGTTCGCCGCGTTGACGCTGGCCTCCGCGGTGGCGGCGCGCATCGACACGGCGTCGCTCGCCGCCCATCAGGTCGTCGCCCAGCTCAACCTGTTCGCCGCCCTCGTGCTCGACTCGGTGGCGATCGCGGCGCAGACGCTGGTGGCCGAGGCGGCGGGCGCGGCCGACGGCGAACGATTCCGGTTCGTCGTGGCGCGCTCGGCGCGCCTCACGGCGTTCGGTGCCGCCGTCGTGGCCGTCGCGCTCGTCGGCGGCACCCACGCCATCCCTGCGCTGTTCAGCGACGATGCGGCGGTGCGGCGTGTGGCGGCCGGCGTGATGCCGATCCTCGCCCTGATGCAATTCCCGGCGGCCGGCGCCTACCTGCTTGACGGCGTGCTCATGGGCAACGGCGACTTCGTCACCGTCCGCCGCTCGACGCTGCTGGGCCTCGTGGCGTTCCTGGTCGGCGCCGCCGCCGTCCTGGTGCACCCGGCGCTGGGCCTGCGTGCGCTGTGGATGGGCCTGGCGGCGTGGGCGCTGGTGCGGGCACTGGTCAACGCGACGGGTTTGGGCGCGAATCGCGCCACACTGTCGGCGTGA
- a CDS encoding helix-turn-helix domain-containing protein produces the protein MERTVTGVGVLDKSVAVLDALSGGPLTLADLAPAAGLPRATAYRLAVALEAHGFVERDDEGRFVLGPRVVGNDLVSAAAPVVAALRDRTGESAQLYVRRGDERVCVLAAESPHSLRTIVPVGSVLPISRGSAGRVLRERSPATKWLASVEEREPGVASVSAGVWQHGEIVAAVSVSGPVDRLGRTPGSKHGDAVANAAREIEHALTRR, from the coding sequence GTGGAACGAACTGTAACGGGGGTGGGCGTGCTCGACAAGTCGGTCGCCGTCCTCGACGCGCTTTCCGGCGGCCCGCTCACGCTCGCCGACCTGGCGCCGGCGGCTGGGTTGCCGCGCGCCACGGCCTACCGCCTGGCCGTCGCGCTCGAGGCCCATGGCTTTGTCGAGCGCGACGACGAGGGGCGCTTCGTGCTCGGGCCCCGGGTGGTGGGCAACGACCTGGTGAGCGCCGCCGCGCCGGTGGTGGCCGCGCTGCGCGATCGCACCGGGGAGAGCGCGCAGCTCTACGTGCGCCGGGGCGACGAGCGGGTGTGCGTGCTGGCGGCGGAGTCGCCGCATTCGCTGCGCACGATCGTCCCCGTGGGTTCGGTACTGCCGATCTCGCGCGGTTCGGCGGGGCGGGTGCTGCGCGAGCGGTCGCCGGCCACGAAATGGCTCGCCTCGGTCGAAGAGCGCGAGCCCGGCGTTGCCAGCGTCAGCGCCGGCGTGTGGCAGCACGGCGAGATCGTCGCCGCGGTTTCTGTTTCAGGTCCCGTCGACCGGCTGGGCCGCACGCCGGGGAGCAAGCACGGCGACGCAGTGGCGAACGCCGCGCGCGAGATCGAACACGCACTCACGCGCCGTTGA
- the leuC gene encoding 3-isopropylmalate dehydratase large subunit, which translates to MAPTTLSQKIWDRHVVHSAPDEPDLLFIDLHLIHEVTSPQAFDGLRLSGRSVRRPDLTLATMDHNVPTTNLLEPVKDPISARQMEVLAQNCKEFGITLYPMGHRDSGIVHIIGPEQGLTQPGMTIVCGDSHTSTHGAFGALAFGIGTSEVEHVLATQTLPQRTPGTMAVVVEGELPPGVSAKDVTLAIIGRLDTGGGIGSVIEYRGSAIRGLSMEGRMTLCNMSIEAGARAGLVAPDDTTFAYLEGRRHAPKGKDWEAALDDWRTLRTDDDAVFDKTVELDATAIEPHVTWGTNPGQVVPLSGRVPSPDAFADDVHRNAAARALEYMGLRADTPMRDIKVDTVFIGSCTNARIEDLRAAAAVLDGRRVAQGMRALVVPGSVQVKEAAEAEGLDKVFTAAGFEWRGAGCSMCLAMNPDKLAPGERAASTSNRNFEGRQGPGGRTHLVSPAVAAATAVAGHFANPKDLD; encoded by the coding sequence ATGGCGCCCACCACCCTCAGCCAGAAGATCTGGGACCGTCACGTCGTTCACTCGGCCCCCGACGAGCCCGACCTGCTGTTCATCGACCTCCACCTGATTCACGAGGTCACGTCGCCCCAGGCGTTCGACGGTCTGCGTCTCAGCGGCCGCAGCGTCCGCCGCCCCGACCTCACGCTGGCGACGATGGATCACAACGTCCCCACCACGAACCTGCTCGAGCCGGTGAAGGACCCGATCAGCGCCCGCCAGATGGAAGTCCTCGCCCAGAACTGCAAAGAGTTCGGCATCACGCTGTACCCGATGGGCCATCGCGACTCGGGCATCGTCCACATCATCGGCCCCGAGCAGGGCCTCACACAGCCCGGCATGACGATCGTGTGCGGCGACAGCCACACCTCGACCCACGGCGCCTTCGGCGCCCTCGCCTTCGGCATCGGCACCAGCGAGGTCGAGCACGTTCTCGCCACCCAGACGCTGCCCCAGCGCACGCCGGGCACGATGGCGGTCGTCGTCGAAGGCGAGCTGCCGCCAGGCGTGTCGGCCAAGGACGTGACGCTCGCCATCATCGGCCGCCTCGACACCGGCGGCGGTATCGGCTCGGTCATCGAGTACCGCGGCTCGGCGATCCGCGGCCTGTCGATGGAAGGCCGCATGACGCTGTGCAACATGTCGATCGAGGCGGGCGCACGCGCCGGCCTCGTCGCCCCCGACGACACGACCTTTGCCTATCTCGAAGGTCGTCGCCACGCGCCGAAGGGCAAGGATTGGGAGGCGGCGCTCGACGACTGGCGCACGCTGCGCACCGACGACGACGCCGTGTTCGACAAGACCGTCGAACTCGACGCCACCGCCATCGAGCCGCACGTCACCTGGGGCACCAACCCCGGCCAGGTCGTGCCGCTGTCGGGTCGCGTCCCCTCCCCCGACGCGTTCGCCGACGACGTGCACCGCAACGCCGCGGCCCGCGCCCTCGAATACATGGGCCTGCGCGCCGACACGCCGATGCGCGACATCAAGGTCGACACGGTGTTCATCGGCAGCTGCACCAACGCCCGCATCGAAGACCTGCGCGCCGCCGCCGCGGTGCTCGACGGCCGGCGCGTCGCCCAGGGCATGCGCGCCCTCGTGGTGCCGGGCTCGGTGCAAGTAAAGGAGGCCGCCGAAGCCGAAGGCCTCGACAAGGTGTTCACCGCCGCCGGGTTCGAGTGGCGCGGCGCCGGCTGCTCGATGTGCCTCGCGATGAACCCCGACAAGCTCGCCCCCGGCGAGCGCGCCGCCTCCACGTCGAACCGCAACTTCGAAGGCCGACAGGGTCCCGGGGGCCGCACGCACCTCGTGTCGCCCGCCGTCGCCGCCGCCACGGCCGTCGCCGGCCACTTCGCCAACCCGAAGGACCTCGACTGA